The Christiangramia forsetii KT0803 DNA segment TAGATGATTCAGCAAATACTGATGAAGACACTGCGGTAGAAATTGCAGTTTTAAACAACGATTCAGATCCTGATAATGATCCACTTTCTGTAACGGAAACTACAACTCCGGAAAACGGAACGGTAGTGATCAATGAAAATGGAACCATCACCTATACACCAAATGAAAACTATAATGGAACCGACTCTTTTGAGTATACCATTACTGATGGAAATGATGGGTTCGATTCTGCAACAGTAACAATTACTATTGGCGGGGTGAACGATGCTCCGGTTGCGGTAGATGATTCAGCAAATACTGATGAAGATACTGCGGTAGAAATTGCAGTTTTAAACAACGATTCAGATCCTGATAATGATCCACTTTCTGTAACGGAAACTACTACTCCGGAAAACGGAACGGTAGTGATCAATGAAAATGGAACCATCACCTATACGCCAAATGAAAACTATAATGGAACCGACTCTTTTGAGTATACCATTACTGATGGAAATGATGGGTTCGATTCTGCAACAGTAACAATTACTATTGGCGGGGTGAACGATGCTCCGATTGCGGTAGATGATTCAGCAAATACTGATGAAGATACTGCGGTAGAAATTGCAGTGTTAAACAACGATTCAGATCCTGATGGTGACGATCTTATCGTAGTTTCTACTACAAGTCCTAACAATGGAATTGTAACAATTAATGAGAACGGTACAATTACTTATTCTCCAAACGACAATTTTAACGGACAGGATACTTTTGATTACACGATCGAGGATGAAGAAGGACTTCAGGATACGGCCACGGTAACGGTAACGGTAAATCCTGTAAATGACGCTCCAATTGCTTTGGATGATACTGCAACTACAGATCAGGATACACCTGTAATTGTTTCAGTTCTTGAGAATGATTCTGATATTGATGGAGGTGAATTGGTTGTAACTGAAACTACAACACCTGGCAATGGTGAGGTAACAATTAATACTGATGGAACGGTTACTTACACTCCTAATGATAGTTTTACAGGAGTAGATACTTTTGAGTATACAATTTCTGATGGAAATGGAGGAACCGATACAGCGCTAGTAACGATCACTGTAAACGATACTGAAGGACCAGAGATTGCATGTCCTGGAAATATGGATCTTAATAACGACCCTGGAATTTGTGGAGCTGTTGTAAACTTCACTATCCCGGAATTCACAGATAATGCTGAAGGAGCTGAGATAGTTCAAACAGCAGGTCCTGTACCTGGAGATGTATTCCCGGTAGGAACTACTACTGTTGAATTTACTGCAACAGACGCTTCAGGCAACTCGACTATCTGTAGCTTTGATGTAACTGTAATAGATACTGAAGCTCCGGTACTTGAAGAAATGGATGATCTTACCACGAATAATGATAATGGAATATGTGGAGCTGTTGTAAACTTCAATACTGTTGCAGCTACCGATAATTGTGAAATTGATTCAATAGTAATTACTGAAGGTTTCGAATCTGGTTCAGAGTTTCCGGTAGGAACAACTACAGTAACTTATACAGTAACAGATATCAATGGAAATGTTTCCACGGAAAGCTTTACAGTGACAGTTGTTGATAATGAAGCTCCTGAAATCAGCTGTCCTTCTAATATAACAGTAGATACTGAAACTGGTGTTTCGTATGCAACTGTAGACTTTACTAATGCCACTGCAACTGATAACTGCTCAGTAAGTGTTGAACAAACTGGCGGACCGGTTTCAGGATCTCAGTTTGAAATTGGAACCACTACGGTAACCTTCACTGCAACCGATGCTGCTGGAAATACTTCAGAATGTAGCTTTACGGTGACTGTTGAAGACAACGAAGATCCAACGATCTCCTGCCCTTCTGATATAGATCTAACGAATGATGCCGGAGTTTGTGGAGCAGCTGTTGAATTCACAATTCCAGAATTCTCAGATAATTCAGGTTTCGCCACTATCGAGCAAACTGCGGGATTAGAATCCGGTGATGTGTTCCCGGTTGGAACTACTACCGTTTCTTACACCGTAACTGATGAAGCTGGAAACTCCGTGAACTGTAGCTTTGATGTAACTGTAATAGATAATGAAGCTCCGGTTCTTGAAGAAATGGATGATCTTACCACGAATAATGATAATGGAATTTGTGGAGCTGTTGTAAACTTCAATACTGTTGCAGCTACTGATAATTGTGAAATTGATTCAATAGTAATTACTGAAGGTTTCGAGTCTGGTTCAGAATTTCCGGTAGGAACAACTACAGTAACTTATACAGTGACAGATATCAACGGAAATGTTTCAACGGAAAGCTTTACAGTGACAGTTGTTGATAATGAAGCTCCTGAAATCAGCTGTCCTTCTAATATAACAGTAGATACTGAAACTGGTGTTTCGTATGCAACTGTAGACTTTACTAATGCCACTGCAACTGATAATTGTTCAGTAAGTGTTGAACAAACTGGCGGACCGGTTTCAGGATCACAGTTTGAAATTGGAACCACTACGGTAACCTTCACTGCAACCGATGCTGCTGGAAATACTTCGGAATGTAGCTTTACGGTGACTGTTGAAGACAACGAAGATCCAACGATCTCCTGCCCTTCTGATATAGATCTAACGAATGATGCCGGAGTTTGTGGAGCAGCTGTTGAATTCACAATTCCAGAATTCTCAGATAATTCAGGTTTCGCCACTATCGAGCAAACTGCGGGATTAGAATCTGGTGATGTGTTCCCGGTTGGAACTACTACCGTTTCTTACACCGTAACTGATGAAGCTGGAAACTCAGCGAACTGTAGCTTTGATGTAACTGTAATAGATACTGAAGCTCCGGTTCTTGAAGAAATGGATGATCTTACCACGAATAATGATAATGGAATTTGTGGAGCTGTTGTAAACTTCAATACTGTTGCAGCTACTGATAATTGTGAAATTGATTCAATAGTAATTACTGAAGGTTTCGAGTCTGGTTCAGAATTTCCGGTAGGAACAACTACAGTAACTTATACAGTAACAGATATCAATGGAAATGTTTCCACGGAAAGCTTTACCGTGACAATTGTTGATAATGAAGCTCCTGAAATCAGCTGTCCTTCTAATATGACTGTTGATACTGAAACTGGTGTTTCTTATGCAACTGTAGACTTTACTAATGCCACTGCAACTGATAACTGTTCAGTAAGTGTTGAACAAACTGGCGGACCTGTTTCAGGATCACAGTTTGAAATTGGAACCACTACGGTAACCTTCACTGCAACCGATGCTGCTGGAAATACTTCAGAATGTAGCTTTACGGTGACTGTTGAAGACAACGAAGATCCAACAATCTCCTGCCCTTCTGATATTTCTCAGAATGTAGATGCAGGTATTTGTGGAGCAGCGGTAACTTTTGAAACTCCTGCTGGATTTGATAATTCTGGAGATGTAAGTGTTGAGCAAACTGCGGGATTAGAATCCGGTGATGTATTCCCTGTTGGAGCTACTACCGTTACTTTCACTGCAACCGATGCTGCTGGAAACTCCGTGAATTGTAGCTTTATTGTTACAGTTGCCGATGACGAGGCTCCGGTAATCGAAGATATGGATAACATCACTTTAAATACTGAAGAGGGTATGTGTGGAGCTGTTGCAGATTTCAATACTCCTGGTGCAACCGATAATTGTGAAGTAGAAAGCGTATTACTTACTGAAGGTTTAGAACCAGGAACTATATTCCCGGTTGGAACTACTGAAATAACATATACTGCTACCGATAATAATGGAAATATTGCGACGACATCTTTTACAGTAACTGTAAATGATAATGAAGCTCCGGTAATTGAATGTCCGGATAATGTGACTGTAAATGTTGAAAATGGTGTTACCAGCGTGGTAGTAAATTACGAAGCTGTTACCACTACAGACAACTGCGAAGGCACTACCGTTGAAATGACTTCAGGAATTGCTTCAGGAGAAGAATTCTCTGTAGGTAATACTGAAGTTACCTTTACTGTTACTGATGCATCTGGAAATTCTACTACCTGTAGCTTTACCGTTACTGTCGATGAAGATCCAGCACCTGCACCGCCACCTGCACCGGAAGCTCCAGAAGTTAATGTAACTCAGGCAACTTGTGCTGTACCAACTGGAACTATTGCAGTTGCTGCGCAGGAAGGTCTTTCTTACAGCATCGATGGAGAAAACTATCAAACGGAAGGAATATTTACAGCGCTTGCTCCTGGAACATATGATATAGTTGCTCAGGATGAGTTCGGTCAATTATCTGAATTTACTACTGTTACAATTGAAGATCCAGTGGCTCAAGAGATAGAACTTGCTAATAATGGAGTTATTGATCTTTGTACAGAAGATTCAACTTTCGACCTTTTTGAATTATTTACAGGAGACTTCGACGATACGGGAGTATGGGTAGATGTTAATAATACCGGTGCACTTGATAATGGATTTGTAGATCCATCTTTGCTAGCCGTCGGATCTTATTCTTTCGAATATCAGATAGATGGAAACTGTCCTTCAACTACTACGGTGAGCGTACTTATAAACGATGACTGTATTGTCCTGGATTGTAGCGTTGAAGATCTTAAGGATAGCATCTCTAAAGCGGTAACTCCAAACAATGATGATATCAACGATTTCTTTGAAGTAGATCTGGATACTGAATGTGGCTTTACTTATGACCTGAAAATCTTTAACAGATGGGGGGCAAAAGTATTTGATGCTAAAAATTACCAGAACAATTGGGATGGCTATTCAGATTCATCGTTTACAAGCTCTAATCAGCTACCATCAGGAACTTACTTCTACGTACTGGAGATAAGAAACAGTGACTTCGAGCCAATTCAAGGTTATATTTACTTAGGAACTAAATAAAAAAGGGAAACCATGAAAAAAGTTTATTTAATCATATTAATTTTATTTGTTGCAGCCCCAGGATTTTCGCAACAGCTCCCTCAGTTTACGCAGTATATGTATAATACAATTTCTATAAACCCTGCTTATGCCGGCAGTAGAGATGCGTTTTCCATAACAGCACTTAACCGAAACCAATGGGCAGGTGTAGATGGAGCTCCTGTAACTCAAACGCTATCTATCAACTCCCCATTAAGGAATGATAAAATAGGTTTAGGACTCTCTGTAATTAATGACAAGATTGGTGATGAAAACACCACTTTCGTCTATGGAGACTTTTCTTATAGAGTAGATCTTAGTGCAGATGTTACGCTAAGATTAGGCTTAAAAGCGGGAGCATATTATTATGGTCTTGATGATCCAACACTTGGAGATGATCCTTTCTTTTCTGATGATTTTAATCGGTGGACCCCAAATTTTGGAGCTGGGGCCTACCTCTCAGCTCAGAAATGGTACCTGGGATTCTCAGCGCCAAAACTAATCAACAAAGACAATAATCGTCTGGAAGAATTCAAAGCTTTAGAGCAGGTGCATTATTATCTTACTTCAGGTTACGTTTTTGATCTGAGTGATAGTTTTAAATTAAGGCCATCTGCCTTAGTTAAAGCTACCAGTGGGGCACCTCTTTCAGTAGATATGACCGCAACTGGAATTTTTAATGAGAAATTTTATTTGGGTGCGAATTATAGAATAGATGACGCAATTGGAGCATTTTTAGATGTAGAATTATTTGACGGATTCAGGGCAGGATATGCTTATGAATATTCAATATCTGACATTCAACCATATACTTCCGGTTCTCATGAATTCTTATTGATTTACGAATTCAGATTTAAAAACACCAGGTATAAATCACCACGTTTCTTCTAACCAAAAGCCTGTAGATTATGAAAAATATATACTCTTTATTTTTAATACTTCTCTCCTGTTCACTTAGTATGCAGGCACAGAGCGGAAAGCAAAAAAAAGCAGATAGACTTTATAAAGATTTCGCCTATTTGGAAGCTACCGATGTTTACAAAGAGCTAATTGAAAACGAATATAATGTCACTTATAATTCTAAAAAATTAGGGGATACTTACATGATGTTAAGAAGTCCTGAGAATGCCGTTTTTTACTATGGTGATATTATTGAGGATACTACTGTTTCTTCTGAATATTACTACAAGTATGCCCAGGCACTCAGAGGAGTTAAACGTTATGACGAATCCAGACAATGGCTTAGAAAATATCTCGAAAGCGGTAAGCAATCTGATGAGATCCAGACGATGCTTAATAAGGATGAATATAAAAGCAAAGCTACCTATAAACTTAAAAGTTCCGACTTCAATTCAGAGTTTAGTGACTTTGGGGTTTTTGTGAAAGATGATCAGGTATATTTCGTTTCAGCCAGAGCACAACATGTAAATGTAAAAGATAAAACCTATAGCTGGAATGGTGAGCCATTTCTTGATATTTATGTTTTAGATAAAGCTTCGGGCAATGTAAGTCCTATCGGCGGAGATGTGAATACTAAATTGCATGATGGTCCTGCTGTTGTAAGTCCAGATGGTAATACTATATATTTTACACGGAATAATTACCTGGGAAATAAAGAGGGAAAAAGAGATAAAGAAAAAACAAACCATTTAAAATTATATTCAGCAACAAATTCAGGAAATGGATGGGCTGAAGTAAAGGAGCTTGTTTTTAACAGTAATGAGTATTCTGTTGGACATCCTTCCCTATCATCAGACGGGAAAACACTTTATTTCACTTCAGATATGCCAAATGGATTCGGAGGAACCGATATTTATATGGTTTCAGTTGATGAAAATGGAAACTTCGGAACACCAGAAAATCTAGGGGAACCTGTGAATACCGAATTCGACGAGACTTTCCCATTTATGGATACAGATGGAACATTATACTTTTCATCTAATGGCCACGCGGGATTAGGCTTGTTTGATATTTTCAGAATGACTGAAGAAGACGGAATTGAAAATTTAGGGGAACCGGTAAATAGTAATATGGATGATTTTGCCTATTTCCAGGTTTCAGATTCCAAAGAGGGGTACATCTCAACTAACCGTGAAGGTGGAAGTGATGACATATTTGTATTCAATAAATTGAATCCGCTTATCCTAAAAGGTCAGGTTACCGATGCCGTGAATGGAAGTCCTATAGCAGCTGCAACGGTAAGGTTAATGGATGAAAATAAAAAAGAAATAGCTTTTCTGGAAACAGATGAAGAAGGCAACTACGAAACTGAGATTGCCAGAGATAAAAAGTTTCCTGTGGAAGCAAAGGAAATTGAGTATGAGACTTTTGAAGGAGAAATAAGCACTATGGATTCTGATGAAAAAGAGGAAATGATCTATGATATTGAATTAAGCCCTGTAAAGGATGTAGAATATCTTGCTGAAATTGACAATATCTATTTCGATTTTGACAAATCCAATATAAGACCTGATGCTGCCACAGAATTAGATAAACTGGTAGCTCTTATGAAAGATGAATATCCAGAACTTGTTATAGAAATAGGTTCGCATACAGATCGTAGAGGAACCAATTCTTATAACGAAAAGCTTGCAGAAAGAAGAGCCAAGTCCACATATGATTACCTGGTTTCAAAAGGAATTTCAGAAGATAGAATCGTTGAATTCAAAGGTTATGGCGAAACTAAACCAGCGATAGACTGTGACCGTTGTTCTGAAAAAGATCATCAGTTAAACAGAAGATCTATGTTTAGCGTAGTAAAAATGGAATAACCATATAACTAACCAGAAGGAAAGAGGCGCTCTGGATTTTTTACTGTATCCCCCCCTATTGCATATAGCGCCGGCGCGGATGCAGACAGAAAAATTCAGTTAGCCTCTTTCTATTTAATATTACTTTAAACTCAGCATCGATGACGGGGTAATTATCAGACTAAGGATGATTATCAGGATAATTCAAATCGACCCCAACAAATCGATTGAAGAGAAAAAGGTTCAGCCTCTAGCCTGAACCTTTTTCCATTTATCTACGTATATATTAGCAGTTTAGGTTTCTATATTAGCTCAAAAGCCCTTTAACACTTTCTGGCATAGTTACTGAAACATCTATTTAACAATGAAAAATCTAACAGATTTTCTGCTAAAAATACACCTGATGAAACTTAAAAACATATTTATACTGAGTAGTTTTCTAATTTCAATACTTGCATCATGCTCAAAAGATGAAGACATTATTGATAATACAGCCTCAGAAAATAAAGCTACAAATAGTACCGAAAATGATGAGTTAGAAGTTGAGAGCTTTATTTACAATGGCCTTAATGAACTATATCTTTATAAGGCAGATGTGCCTGAACTTGCTGATACTCATTTCAGTTCTTCTAATAATAGAAATGAGTTTCTGGCAAATGCTACTTCTCCCGAGATGTTATTCGATAATCTAACTGCTAATTTTGATCGTTTCAGCTTTATAACCGATGATTATAATAGTTTGGAAGAACGTTTTGAAGGAATGAGCGGTGCAACAGGTATTAAGTTTGGTGTAGGTCAAATTTCAGGCACCGGAAATGTATTCGGACTTATTAGATATGTTTTACCCAATACTTCGGCTTCTGAGGCCGGTTTGAAAAGAGGTAACATTTTTACTGAAATAAATGGTCAGAAACTAACCTCCGCTAATTTTTCAAGTTTGATAGATAAAGAAAATTTTACTATTAATGTTGGTTACATAGAGAACAATCAAATTGTACTAACCGATGAAACGGTAAATTTGAGCGATGATGCTTATACTGAAAATCCGGTTTATATCGCAAAGACATTTGAAATCTCCGGAAAAAAAATTGGTTATATAATGTACAACAGCTTTACAGCTAACTTTGATGATGAGTTAAATGATGCATTTGCCGAATTTAAAGCAAATGGTGTGACTAATTTAGTTCTTGACCTAAGATATAATGGCGGTGGATCTGTAGAGTCTGCGAAAGACCTTGCAAGTATGATCACGGGTCAGTTCAATGATAAGGTTTTTATAAAGGAACGCTGGAATGATAAATATCAGAATTTCTATGAAACTCAAAATCCGGAAGCTCTTATAAATCGTTTTGATAATAAGCTTAGAAACGGCAATCTTATTAATAGTTTGAACCTTTCTGAAGTTTATGTTCTTACCTCTGCATCCAGTGCTTCGGCCAGTGAGCTTATCATAAATGGTCTTGATCCATACATTAATGTGGTTCAGGTTGGTGATAGAACGGTAGGAAAATTTCAGGCTTCGGTCACTTTGTATGATAGTGACGATTTTGCTAAGGATGACGCAAGCACTAATCATACTTACGCAATGCAACCCCTAGTTTTCAAATCGATTAATTCTGCGGGAAAATCAGATTATGTTGATGGATTACAACCGGATATTGTTTATACCGAAAACTTAAATGACTTTGGAATTCTTGGTGATGAAAATGAACCTCTACTGGAAACAGCTATCAATTCTATTTTAGGCAGATCACAAATTGGCAAATCTGCTATAAAAAGACTGGACTTTCAGCAACTTGGCGAGAGTGATATGAATAATATTGAATATCAAAGAATGTATATTAACGAACTTCCAAAGCTCGATAAATAGATTAGAACATCACTTTAAAGAGCATAATTTTATTAAAAGAAAAAAAGTTCAGGTTAATATCCTGAACTTTTTTATTATTGAAATACAGTAAATGATCTTAATTAAATACTAATTAAAAGTTTATATTATTAAATTCTCTTAACCGGTGAATTATGGAAGGTTGATTTTAGAATTGAATTTTTATTATGTTAAAGAGCTTTCTCAATTAACATTTTAAAACGTAAATATAAGAACAAAAAAAAGGGTCAGCCTCTAGCCTGAACCCTTTTTTTCGATTTGGGGGGAAACAAAACTTTATTATTTTATTTTTTGATAAAAATATTGGTGAAATAATTTTTTCCATCTGCATCCTGTCTAACTGAAATTCCGAAATGGGTAAAATCACCTTCAACGTTTTCTCTATGTCCTTTGCTCTTCAACCAGGCATTAACCACAGCTTCTGAAGTTCTATAACCGTAGCCTACATTCTCTGCAACTTTACTTGCTCCTACCTCCTGTATAAGAAATGATGCTCTTTGCGAAAAATTATCATGGCTTACTACACCTTTATTGATCATATATTCGTTGTGCCCTTCAGACTCAACAGAAACATTTACCAGTGCTTTCAATTCACTTAAACCAAGCGCTCTTCTATATAAATTTAATTCGTCCAAAATTTCAACCTCGATCCCGTTATAATTATACTCTAACCTTTCGGTTACCGTTTGGTCATAAGAAGAAACCTCTTCATTAATGCTATCCTTTGCGCAAGAGGTAAGAAATACCGCACAAAATATTAACATAAAGCTTGTTAAAGTAATTTGTTTCATAGGTTCAGATATTAGATTCAGGGAAGATAAATCTACATCTTTTATCGATTAAGAACACATGAAAGCTAAGAAAATGCTAAATTTTGGAGTATTTTAACATTTATTGTAGGAATTTACGGTAAATATGCTGTGAGTCAGTCGACTAACAACCTAAAATAGTTTGTATTAAAAGATGGTTATTCAACGATTATTTCCTCTCCATCATCGGCTAAAATGATTTCAGAAAAGATTTCAGAGGCTTCTGTACGAAACAATTCGATATTTTGATACCTCGTTGAATAATGACCCAGGATAAGTTTTTGTACATCAGCAGCTTTCGCAATAGTTGCTGCCTGTTTTGCGGTAGAATGTTTTGTAGGAAAGGCTAGCTCTAACTGATCTTCAAGAAAAGTAGATTCATGGTATAGTGCGGTGGTATTCTTGATCATAGGTACCAGATCCATATCAAATACTGTATCACTACAAAAAGCATAAGATTTTGGAGGCGATGGATCTTCAGTCACTAAACGGTTAGGGATAAGTTTTCCGTCTTCAGAAACTACATCTTTTCCCTTTTTCAGACTTTTGAAAAGTGTATAATCAATATTGTACTCTTCAGCCTTGTCCATTAGCAATCTCCTATCCCCTTCCTTTTCTTTAAAAAGAAATCCATTGGTATAAA contains these protein-coding regions:
- a CDS encoding PorP/SprF family type IX secretion system membrane protein, producing the protein MKKVYLIILILFVAAPGFSQQLPQFTQYMYNTISINPAYAGSRDAFSITALNRNQWAGVDGAPVTQTLSINSPLRNDKIGLGLSVINDKIGDENTTFVYGDFSYRVDLSADVTLRLGLKAGAYYYGLDDPTLGDDPFFSDDFNRWTPNFGAGAYLSAQKWYLGFSAPKLINKDNNRLEEFKALEQVHYYLTSGYVFDLSDSFKLRPSALVKATSGAPLSVDMTATGIFNEKFYLGANYRIDDAIGAFLDVELFDGFRAGYAYEYSISDIQPYTSGSHEFLLIYEFRFKNTRYKSPRFF
- a CDS encoding OmpA family protein, with the translated sequence MKNIYSLFLILLSCSLSMQAQSGKQKKADRLYKDFAYLEATDVYKELIENEYNVTYNSKKLGDTYMMLRSPENAVFYYGDIIEDTTVSSEYYYKYAQALRGVKRYDESRQWLRKYLESGKQSDEIQTMLNKDEYKSKATYKLKSSDFNSEFSDFGVFVKDDQVYFVSARAQHVNVKDKTYSWNGEPFLDIYVLDKASGNVSPIGGDVNTKLHDGPAVVSPDGNTIYFTRNNYLGNKEGKRDKEKTNHLKLYSATNSGNGWAEVKELVFNSNEYSVGHPSLSSDGKTLYFTSDMPNGFGGTDIYMVSVDENGNFGTPENLGEPVNTEFDETFPFMDTDGTLYFSSNGHAGLGLFDIFRMTEEDGIENLGEPVNSNMDDFAYFQVSDSKEGYISTNREGGSDDIFVFNKLNPLILKGQVTDAVNGSPIAAATVRLMDENKKEIAFLETDEEGNYETEIARDKKFPVEAKEIEYETFEGEISTMDSDEKEEMIYDIELSPVKDVEYLAEIDNIYFDFDKSNIRPDAATELDKLVALMKDEYPELVIEIGSHTDRRGTNSYNEKLAERRAKSTYDYLVSKGISEDRIVEFKGYGETKPAIDCDRCSEKDHQLNRRSMFSVVKME
- a CDS encoding S41 family peptidase, giving the protein MKLKNIFILSSFLISILASCSKDEDIIDNTASENKATNSTENDELEVESFIYNGLNELYLYKADVPELADTHFSSSNNRNEFLANATSPEMLFDNLTANFDRFSFITDDYNSLEERFEGMSGATGIKFGVGQISGTGNVFGLIRYVLPNTSASEAGLKRGNIFTEINGQKLTSANFSSLIDKENFTINVGYIENNQIVLTDETVNLSDDAYTENPVYIAKTFEISGKKIGYIMYNSFTANFDDELNDAFAEFKANGVTNLVLDLRYNGGGSVESAKDLASMITGQFNDKVFIKERWNDKYQNFYETQNPEALINRFDNKLRNGNLINSLNLSEVYVLTSASSASASELIINGLDPYINVVQVGDRTVGKFQASVTLYDSDDFAKDDASTNHTYAMQPLVFKSINSAGKSDYVDGLQPDIVYTENLNDFGILGDENEPLLETAINSILGRSQIGKSAIKRLDFQQLGESDMNNIEYQRMYINELPKLDK
- a CDS encoding CAP domain-containing protein; the protein is MKQITLTSFMLIFCAVFLTSCAKDSINEEVSSYDQTVTERLEYNYNGIEVEILDELNLYRRALGLSELKALVNVSVESEGHNEYMINKGVVSHDNFSQRASFLIQEVGASKVAENVGYGYRTSEAVVNAWLKSKGHRENVEGDFTHFGISVRQDADGKNYFTNIFIKK
- a CDS encoding ribonuclease Z; this encodes MKITILGCYAATPRSFTNPTSQVLEIKNHLFLIDCGEGTQVQLRRNKIKFSKIKHIFISHLHGDHFYGLVGLVSTFRLLNRESELHIYGPKGIKEIITLQLKLANSWTNFPLIFHELTSKEPELLFEDTQVSVSTLPLKHRVYTNGFLFKEKEGDRRLLMDKAEEYNIDYTLFKSLKKGKDVVSEDGKLIPNRLVTEDPSPPKSYAFCSDTVFDMDLVPMIKNTTALYHESTFLEDQLELAFPTKHSTAKQAATIAKAADVQKLILGHYSTRYQNIELFRTEASEIFSEIILADDGEEIIVE